The DNA region CTGTTACCAAACAaagcttgattttggaagaagctaaccacttagctagatATAGATAGCTAACTAGttactaaattagcaaaccaaatgcacaactgcagagcatCTAGAACATTTTAGACAGTTAACGTATTAATTATAAGATATCTAactggcaaacatttagttgtgaattccacACTGTAACTAGATCACCAGATATGTGCTGCACAGTagtgagtgactcacaaggctcTGGTCTTTCATCATTGTGTGCTTGTATACAAACACCACTTGACCGGTAGTAATCTTCATAATGAAAAATTATTTGACAGGTGAAATTAAGAACACAATCTTCTTTATCTCCTAGCGTATTGCACCAGTTGACTGcgggtatttacttaaaaagtagcgaCAAATATTACAATTTAGGTTTTTTTTAAGGTACAAATAAATAGTTTCaacggtattgaaaaaccatcctgtgGCTATTTCCAAAAACCTCGCTACATGGTATATATGGTATACAGCCCAAGCCTAGTGTGCATACCGTACTTGTATGTGTGTGAGCATAGACTCCTCTTGcccacacactcatgcacactctCTTATATCACCTGTAGGTATCCAAGGCCTCAGCGGACCTCATGCACTACTGTGGCGAACATGCCAAGTACGACCCTCTGCTCATGGGCATCCCTGCCTCAGAGAACCCCTTCAAGGACAAAAAGCCTTGTGCTATATTGTAATGGCCCCTTTATGTATCTGTTGGCTTTTTAATGTTCCTGTATGTCTTTTTTTTCTACTCATCCACCCATCATGCCTTAAAGCCTATAACCTTACCCTTTAATGAAAATGTTGTATTTTATCACTCACGTTGAACATACTTACAGACATAACATACAGTGCATTGATACAGTACATCGTTCAGATATACCTTGGGACACTGACTGTTAATGTGTGTCTGATTTAGCTCAGTGGATTTAGCCGTTGTTTCCGACCATCCCTTTAACAAGTCTGTTTTAATCGTATCTTCTGTCATTTGTATTATAATGACCTAATTTAATATATATCAGGCTTTGGAGTCATGGTTGGGACATGTGGCTGTATTGTTTTCTTCCCATTGACTCATCATTGGCTCGTGCCGCGTtcacgtgctagtcggaactaggaaactcagacatgtttgacttgctaactggttaaACAGGGCAtgtgtataactacaaccagttagcaagtcaaaCATGTCAGAATAACCTAGTTCTGACTAGCATGTGAACGCAGCTTCCTGCTGTTTATTAATAACTTCCTGGTTCAGCAGGATGGCATCTGGACTGTCAGTGAGCAATGCAGGAAGTAGACCCAGGGACAAATATTTTCTAAAATAGACATCATCAGAGCCCTCAACCTTCTATTAATGTAAAGAGCATAAGTTTTTGATTAGTGGTGAGGATATTTTACCTCAATGCCAATTGTCGGATGGGAAACTGCAGTGTACAGCTAAGACAGGTCATTCACAACCTCAGTATACAGCACTCCACCCAGCCATTTAAACCAGGTGTTACATAACAGAACACTGTGAGCCAAGTCGCCTTAACATATTTACGATAGTGATCATGTAATCAATGTATAGGTTGGTATTTTAAAGAGGGGGTTCAGTTACAAGTATTCTGTTGGGAGAGACCATAGGAGGTGCACCAGCTTGGCACATGGGTTGTTATTAATGGTGTAATAAATTATTAACTATGTGCACTATACCATGTATTTGAGcagactggtctcatagactagaagtaacatagtaaacgtacatccgggacactcaaattacactgaacaaaaatataaatgcaacatgtgaagtgctggtcccatgt from Salvelinus fontinalis isolate EN_2023a chromosome 26, ASM2944872v1, whole genome shotgun sequence includes:
- the LOC129823827 gene encoding guanine nucleotide-binding protein G(I)/G(S)/G(O) subunit gamma-12-like, with the translated sequence MSSKMPSSNNVTQARRTVQQLKIEASIERIKVSKASADLMHYCGEHAKYDPLLMGIPASENPFKDKKPCAIL